DNA sequence from the Candidatus Zixiibacteriota bacterium genome:
TCATTTCTGTCTTTAAACCAGCATGCTGCGATGCGGTCAGCTCTTCGCTGAGCAGTTCTGCTTTCTCCGACGGGTGTAGAAATAGATAACCGTCGAGTCTCTCAAAATCACACTTTATCTGTTCATCATTAACTATTGACTCTATAACGTTGATCGCCCTTGTATGACCTGCCGCGACTTTCTTTGCGGTTAGAGCATCGAACATCTTCTCTATTTCGAAATAACGTTCATCGACTCCCGTTGCAAGATGCGCCGTCGTTCGTCCGGTTTCTCCGCTTCCAAGTTGACCGTCTTCGACAATGGCAACACTCCTGCCCTCTTTCGCAAGCGCATAAGCGGTGATAACTCCCGCTATTCCACCGCCGACGATAACAACATCGACTGTGATATCTTTGTGAAGCTCATCGAATAAAATCGGCTCAGTCGAATCAAGCCAGTAAGATAGGGTTGTGCCTGAACTGAAGACGTCATCTTCAAGATCGTTGTCGGTAGATTTTCGGGTCGGGCTATTCTGTGAGTCCATAATGATATTCCTTCATCGAGTGTAGCAGACGACTTAAAACGGTGTTATTGTCGACATTTTTTGTATAGAACCATCTGCGATGCCAAACGTAATTTTTCTGAAGAGAGATTCTGTTTACGCAGGTGAAAGAAAATGTAAGCGCGCCTATACGTGAAATTCGCAAGGTCTTGCTTTTGGCCATACCATCTAAAATTTGTAAAAGTGCGACAGACCCGGTATCAGCCCCGTCAAAGGTTCATCATCTCATAACACATACGGGATGATTAACCCGCACACTTCGACCTGTAAGCAAACGAAAGTGTGCTCAGGGTACGAGCACAATCATTCTCAATAGAACAAGTGATTTAAACAATTTTCGCCCCTGAGCATTTCTTCCGTTGCGATCCGCGATACCATTCTGCGCACTCGTCGCGTTTATATCAGACAGTGGGTTTTCGACCGCTGAACAAATTATACAGTACGACGATAACGGCTACGGCAAGCAGCACATGCAGAAACCCGCCCAGGACGAACCCGGTTACTGTTCCGAGCAACCATAGTACGAGTAAGATTATTGCTATTGTCCACAACATTGGATACTCCTCATTCTGAAGTCTACCTCTCCCATTGAGAGAAGACTTCACTTGTTGTTAATTCCCAGTCAACTGTTTTAGTTTGTACATCAATTCGCTTGCCGCAACTGAAAGGCAAAAGGAGCATCGCGCCAACCAATACCATTCTTCCGACGACCGGGCTGTTTGCCCTGTGTGACAGAGTGGCTCCTTGGTCTAATTTCATTGGCATTAGATCCTCTTACTCTCGCCCTCTTCATTTGCTACAACCTATAGGGAAAATGAGGGACAGCCCTTTGGGCGCTGTCCCATTATTATCTTATTTAAGGTACGTTCTTGTTTTCACATATCATCAACTGTCAAATTTTTGACAGAGAGTGAAGTTCAAAGTTAGTATCCACCACCGCTACCTGAACCGCTGGTTCCTTGACGAACGCCGCTCTTGTTGGTTTTGGGCGTGGTTCCGGTTTTCTTCGTGTCACTCTTCATCTGAGAGACGCGTTCATTGCACTGCTCGATGTGTTGATCAATTTTCGACTCGAGTTGGTGAACTTCTTCGTTGTGTTGCTCAAGCTGGCGTCTGACCTGGTCAACTTCGCCTGTTGGTGGAATTCTATTGAAGTTATCTTCGAGCAGGCTGAAGTCTTCAGATATGCTTTGGAAATCCGTTACGAGTTCTTGTGTCGCGTAAGTCTGGCCTTTCATGCCAGCGCTACCTGATACTCCAGCGCGTCCTGATGTACCAGTACCGCTACCTGAAGAGGTGGCGTCACCAATTCCGTTACCCGATGTTCGTGGCTGGCCGCTTCGTGATGTCATGGTATCTGACTGTCTACCGGATTGTCCCGGCGTACCTGACGTTGGGGATTCTGATCCCATCGAACCGGTTGTGCCTGAGCCGCTCTTTTTGCCAGAACCAGTACCAGTCGAAGCTCCCATACCGCCCGAGGTACCTGAGTTCAGGCCAGGGTTGCTTCCTGAAGTCTGCCCGGTAGTGCCGTCCATGCCTGGTGCCATAAGAACTTGTTGATACTGAGTAAGCTCTACTCTGTAGTCAGCAAGCATTTGACGATGTTTGGTCATCTCTCTTTGGAGTTTCGCCTTGTCGTCTATGTCTATCATCAAGTCCACATGTTCGTGAATTTTGTCGAAATGAGTTCTGAGGGCT
Encoded proteins:
- a CDS encoding lmo0937 family membrane protein; this encodes MLWTIAIILLVLWLLGTVTGFVLGGFLHVLLAVAVIVVLYNLFSGRKPTV